The following are from one region of the Dermacentor albipictus isolate Rhodes 1998 colony chromosome 5, USDA_Dalb.pri_finalv2, whole genome shotgun sequence genome:
- the LOC135902954 gene encoding uncharacterized protein, translated as MEGSSRAAKAADVGRGTPCSALPKDYRVILPPLPTGEGQRRAVVLHCDVTGRPYRIDDFRKPLKDAGVIQQVGGIGAYQMSHVWLLNMKTDEAKQTLLDAGPLLVKNRPCLVIDPARQELRIKLHWVAFDVTSETIRRAFREYGEIKEVISDRWKAEDFEGAESTTRLVRLLLRDGVTPDRIPHQMRLGSGTALVVVPGRAPLCLRCHNTGHIRRECRVPRCGACRAFGHEQANCTRSYARVASVGGEADRSEMLMDEEEAESVAGMVASISDAAAVAASTSSAGSQENGAADARAADATLEDASTGKYEEGSAERPSETHSSGKQLPLSASGSGEKTAELKTAVSEFIATLEDSDSTDEAAMDAEATPTKRRLSKASTTSQDTRLRATERRGTEPGTKKPRVATSHQRSASLTRGGGKSTP; from the coding sequence ATGGAGGGCTCCTCGAGAGCTGCGAAAGCGGCCGACGTTGGCCGTGGTACCCCGTGTTCTGCGTTGCCCAAGGATTACCGTGTCATCTTGCCTCCGTTACCAACAGGTGAAGGACAAAGGCGCGCAGTTGTATTGCACTGCGACGTCACTGGACGGCCTTATAGAATCGACGACTTCCGGAAGCCCTTGAAGGATGCTGGAGTAATTCAGCAAGTAGGTGGAATTGGTGCATACCAAATGTCGCACGTGTGGCTGCTGAACATGAAGACAGATGAGGCAAAGCAGACGCTGCTAGACGCCGGACCACTACTGGTGAAGAACCGGCCATGCCTCGTCATTGATCCAGCGAGGCAAGAACTCAGGATTAAGCTACATTGGGTCGCGTTCGACGTCACCTCTGAGACCATTCGACGAGCCTTCCGAGAGTATGGCGAGATAAAGGAAGTCATCAGTGATCGGTGGAAGGCCGAGGACTTTGAGGGCGCCGAGTCAACGACTCGTCTAGTTCGTCTTCTGCTGCGCGATGGTGTCACACCAGACCGCATCCCACATCAGATGCGTCTTGGTAGCGGCACTGCGCTAGTGGTTGTGCCTGGACGCGCCCCGTTATGCCTTCGTTGTCACAACACTGGACACATACGACGTGAATGCCGAGTGCCCAGGTGTGGTGCTTGCCGAGCGTTCGGGCACGAGCAGGCTAATTGTACTCGCTCGTACGCCAGAGTTGCAAGCGTAGGCGGTGAAGCAGACCGGAGCGAGATGCTCATGGACGAGGAGGAAGCGGAGAGCGTGGCTGGGATGGTGGCGTCTATCAGCGACGCGGCCGCAGTGGCGGCGTCCACCAGCTCAGCAGGTTCGCAAGAAAACGGGGCTGCAGACGCTCGGGCAGCAGACGCCACTCTGGAAGACGCTTCGACAGGAAAGTACGAAGAAGGCTCGGCAGAGCGCCCTTCTGAAACCCACTCCTCAGGAAAGCAGCTCCCACTAAGTGCGTCCGGGAGTGGTGAGAAAACAGCTGAACTCAAGACTGCAGTAAGCGAGTTTATTGCGACGCTCGAAGACAGTGATTCGACGGATGAGGCTGCAATGGACGCCGAGGCAACACCTACGAAGCGCCGACTCAGCAAGGCAAGCACGACTTCTCAAGACACCCGGCTACGAGCAACGGAGAGGCGTGGGACCGAGCCTGGAACCAAAAAGCCTCGGGTGGCCACCAGCCATCAGCGGTCGGCGTCGCTTACACGCGGCGGCGGCAAGTCGACGCCCTGA